In Candidatus Hydrogenedentota bacterium, the following are encoded in one genomic region:
- a CDS encoding GxxExxY protein: MGDLIYEAESYAIRGACYEVHNEKGSGFVESVYQECLEKELRMQGIPFVAQVELRLTYKGEDLDQTFKPDLLIYDKIVVELKAVEALTSKHRAQVMNYLKATGMKLAFLVNFSAHPKVEIVRIVL, encoded by the coding sequence ATGGGCGACCTAATCTATGAGGCCGAAAGTTACGCCATTCGGGGCGCATGCTATGAAGTACACAACGAAAAGGGATCGGGATTTGTTGAATCGGTCTATCAGGAGTGTTTGGAAAAGGAACTCCGGATGCAGGGAATTCCTTTCGTGGCCCAGGTAGAACTCAGGCTTACGTATAAAGGCGAAGATTTGGATCAGACATTCAAACCCGATCTCCTTATTTACGACAAAATCGTCGTAGAGTTGAAGGCTGTGGAAGCGCTCACGAGCAAGCACCGCGCCCAAGTTATGAACTACTTGAAAGCAACCGGGATGAAACTTGCGTTCCTCGTCAATTTCTCGGCCCACCCAAAGGTCGAAATCGTTCGAATTGTCTTATAA
- a CDS encoding PQQ-binding-like beta-propeller repeat protein codes for MIRTFCLLVGLCVIPAYQAIPNTWPQFRGPDARGVLDGANLPDTWSAAENVAWQADIPGRGWSSPVVSGGLVFLTSVVSQSAVEEPKKGLYFGGDRPDAPDVVHQWKVYALDLATGALRWERQVHEGKPGTPRHLKNSYASETPVTDGERLYVYFGNLGVYCFDFEGNAVWEKAMPPVKTQYNWGTAASPVLHDGRLYIQNDNEDASYLLALDAKTGAEAWRVAREEGSNWSTPYIWTNSQRTELVTLGSDAVRSYDLAGELLWSLRGMSSITIATPYAEGDLLYFSSGYVGDRKARPIYAVRAGASGDISLAEGETANEWIAWSQPMAAPYNPTTLVYQGRLYVLYDRGLVSCYDAKTGAPLYEGEKLPRGSGYTTSPWAADGKIFCLSEDGVTHVLQAGDQFTLLHSNPLQDDDMGMATPALLPGRLLLRTSARLYAIGG; via the coding sequence ATGATACGAACATTCTGTTTACTTGTTGGCCTATGCGTGATTCCTGCATATCAGGCAATCCCAAACACCTGGCCCCAATTTCGCGGCCCGGACGCGCGGGGCGTGCTCGATGGCGCGAACCTCCCCGACACCTGGTCCGCGGCGGAAAACGTGGCCTGGCAGGCCGACATCCCCGGGCGCGGCTGGTCGTCTCCCGTGGTTTCGGGCGGCCTCGTCTTTCTCACCTCCGTCGTAAGCCAGAGCGCGGTGGAGGAGCCGAAGAAAGGCCTCTATTTCGGCGGAGACCGGCCCGACGCCCCCGATGTCGTGCACCAGTGGAAGGTCTACGCGCTCGACCTCGCCACCGGCGCCCTCCGCTGGGAGCGCCAGGTCCACGAGGGCAAGCCCGGGACGCCGCGCCACCTCAAAAACAGCTACGCCTCCGAGACGCCCGTAACCGATGGCGAGCGGCTCTACGTCTACTTTGGCAACCTGGGCGTCTACTGCTTCGACTTCGAAGGCAACGCGGTTTGGGAAAAGGCCATGCCCCCGGTCAAAACGCAGTACAACTGGGGCACCGCCGCGTCGCCCGTGCTGCACGACGGACGTCTCTACATCCAGAACGACAACGAGGATGCGTCCTACCTCCTCGCGCTCGATGCGAAAACCGGCGCCGAAGCCTGGCGCGTGGCCCGCGAGGAAGGCAGCAACTGGTCCACCCCCTACATCTGGACCAACAGCCAGCGCACCGAACTCGTGACCCTCGGCAGCGACGCCGTCCGGTCCTACGATCTCGCAGGCGAGTTGCTCTGGTCGCTCCGCGGAATGTCCTCCATCACCATCGCCACGCCCTACGCCGAAGGTGATCTACTCTACTTCAGCTCCGGCTACGTGGGCGATCGCAAGGCCCGCCCGATTTACGCGGTCCGCGCCGGCGCCTCGGGCGATATCTCGCTGGCGGAAGGCGAAACGGCCAACGAGTGGATCGCCTGGAGCCAGCCCATGGCCGCGCCCTACAACCCGACCACCCTCGTCTACCAGGGACGGCTCTATGTCCTGTACGACCGGGGGCTCGTCAGCTGCTACGACGCCAAAACCGGCGCGCCGCTCTACGAAGGCGAAAAACTGCCGCGCGGCTCCGGCTACACGACCTCGCCCTGGGCCGCCGACGGCAAGATCTTCTGCCTCAGCGAAGATGGCGTCACCCACGTGCTCCAGGCCGGCGATCAGTTCACGTTGTTGCATTCCAACCCGCTCCAGGACGACGATATGGGCATGGCGACCCCCGCGCTCCTCCCCGGGCGGCTGCTCCTGCGCACCTCTGCCCGCCTCTACGCCATCGGCGGCTGA